The Streptomyces sp. NBC_01276 genome contains the following window.
TGCTCACCGACGTCCATCTGGTGGGCGCCGGGGGCGCGCCCGTCCTGCCCGTGCGGTGGAGCGACAACCAGATCAGCCTGTGGCCGGGTGAGTCGGCGACGCTGGCGGCCACCTACCGGACGGGCGACCTGCGCGGAGCCGCGCCGCGGCTGCGGGTCTCCGGGTGGAACACCCCGACGGTGACGGTCCCGGCCGGCTGACCGGGACGGGACCGGACGAGACGGGACGCGACGCGACGCGACGGGACCGGACCGGACCGGACGCGCGCGTGCCGTCGCCGCGGGGGCGGCGACGGCACGACGGGCGATCGGGCCCCGGGTCAGGGGCAGCTGATGCGGATGTCTCCGGAGTCGGTGGTGCAGGTGTCGGTGCCGCTGCCGCCGTTGGCGGTGTCGTTGCCCGCGACGCCGTCGGTGGTGGTGAGGCGGTCGTTGCCGTAGTAGCCGGTCAGGGTGTCGCTGCCGGGTCCGCCGTCGAGGGTGTCGTCGCCGAAGCCGCCGTCGATGTTGTCGTTGCCGTAGCCGCCGTAGACGGTGTCGTTCCCGTAGCTCGCGCGCACGGTGTCGTTGCCGCCGAGCGCGCAGATCACGTCGTTGAAGTAGCCGCCGTTCAGGGTGTCGGTTCCGCTGGTGCCGATGACCGTGCAGCCGTGTGCGTTGTTCACCGAGGTGGTGGAGGTGGCCGTGTTGTCGGAGGCGGCCGGGTCCGGCTGGGTGGCGCTGACCCTGGCCGTGCCGGTGAGCGTGCCGGTGGCCCGCGGTTCGGCGGTGACCGTGACCGTCGCGCTCGCGCCCGGCGCCAGGCTGCCGAGGGCGCAGGTGGCGGCGGTCGCCGTGGTCGTGCAGGTGCCCTGGGTGGGGGTGGCCGAGGTGAGGGTCACACCGGCCCCGGAGAGCGTGTCGGACAGGCTGACGCCGGTCGCGGTGGCGGTGGAGGACGCCGAGTTGGAGACCCGCACCGTGTACGAGGCGCGGTCTCCGATGCTGACGGTGGTCGTTCCGGTCCTCGTCACCGACAGGTTGGCGCTCGGCGGCGGCGGGGGTGTGCCGTCGCCTCCCTCGTAGCGGGCGAGGGCGAAGGCGGAGCCGGCCGTGTAGCCCGCTGCGACGATCTTCCCGTCCGGCTGGACGAGCACCCCGCGCGCGGCGTCGAAGTCCCCGAAGCCGGTGACCACGAAGCCGTCGCCGCCGAAGCCGGTGTCCACGGTGCCGTCGGTGTTGAAGCGGGCCAGGCCGAAGTCGTTGGCCTCGGAGCTGTTGGGGTCGTCGGCCTGCCCCGCGGTGACGATCTTTCCGTTCGGCTGGAGCGCCAGGGCGGAAGCGCCTCCGCCGTCGCCGGGGAAGCCGACGGAGCGGCGTCCGCCGGTCCCGAATCCGGTGTCGGCGCTGCCGTCGGCGTTGTAGCGCAGCAGGGCGATGCCCGCGCCGCCGTCACCCGCGGCGACGACCTTCCCGTCCGGCTGCACCGCCACGGCGTTGCCGAACTCGGTGCCGCCGAAGTCCGCGGTGACCATGCCGTCGCCGCTGAAGGTGGTGTCGAGGGTGCCGTTGGTGTTGTAGCGGGCGACGCCGATGTCGAAGGCGGTGTTGCCCACGTAGCCGACCAGGAGGACCTTGCCGTCCGGCTGGAGGGCCATGCCGCGGGCGGTGCCCCCGGCGTCCTGGGGCGAGGCCGGGGTGAAGCCCGCGACCACCGCCCCGTCCCCGCCGAGGCTCGGGTCGAGGCTTCCGTCGGTGGTCAGGCGGACCAGCGCGAAGCCGCCACCGCCGCCCTTGCCCCCGGCGATGATCCTGCCGTCGGGCTGTACCGCCACGTCCGCGCCGTCGGCGGACCCGCCGAACTCGTCGACCCGTACGAGGCCGCCGTCGCCGAATCCGCCGTCCAGGCTGCCGTCGGTGTTGTAGCGGGCCACGGAGAAGAAGCAGCAGCCGCCTCCTTCCCCGGGCACCTCGGTGGTGCCCGCCACGACGATCTTCCCGTCCGAGGGCTGTACCGCCACCGCGTTGGCCACGTGCGCGCCACCGCCGAAGTCACTGGTCACCCGGCCGTCACCGTCGAAGGTGGTGTCGAGGGTGCCGTTGGTGTTGTAGCGGGCGAGCGCGAAGCCGTCCTGGCTCAGGCCCGCCACGACCAGCTTGCCGTCGGCCTGCCGGGCGACGTCGTGGCCTTCCGCGAACCCGGGGAAGACGGTCGTCACCCGGCCGTCGGGGCCGAAGGTGGGGTCGAGGTCTCCCGGGGCGGCCAGCGCGGTGCCGGGCAGCAGGAGTACGAGTACCAGGCCGAGCGCGGCCGGCAGCCCGGCCCTCCCGCCGGGTCTGCGGCGCGGCTGCGCCGGTCTGGGGTGTGCGTGGGTCATGGGGGTACGGACCTCCGGTCCTCGCGCGTCGTACGGGAAGCAGCGCACAGCTTCGTCCCGCGCACCGCCCGCACCCCGCGGAACGTGCCGCACCACGCCCGCCGGAGCGCCGGGAACCACCCCGGCGGAGGAGCGCGCGGGGTGCACTCGGCGACGAGAGCCCGCCGGCGCCCGGCGCCCGCCCGTCCGGTGTCCGCCGCCGGTTCCGCCGGGGCTGACGGGTCGGGTGCGTTCGGGGCCGTCAGGGGCGGGGCGCGGAAGTGATCGTGGTGAGCGCGTCGTGGAGGCTGGTGGCGCTCGGCGGGCGGCCCCGCCAGCGGGCGCCGATGTGGCCGTCGGGGCGGACGAGCAGTGCTCCGTGCGGGGCGAGTCCACAGCGCTGCGCGTGCTCGCCCCTGAGCGGCTCGATCCGCAACGGCCAGGACGGGGCGATCTGGCGCGCCCAGAGGGCGGGGTCCGCGGTGAGCAGGGTGAACCACGGGCCGAAGGCGTCGAGCGTGGAGCGGTCACGGGTGAGCCAGAGGTGCGGCATGCGGTGGCCCGGCTCCGCGGTGGGGACGTAGTGCGTGTCCGCGTCGTCCGCGCCGTCGGCGTCATCCGTGTCGTCGGCGTCGTGCGTGTGCCCGCCGTCCGTGTCCCCGGTCGCCACGTCGTCCGCGTCGGGAGCCGTGCCGTCGCCCCCGAGCACGGCGCCGGAGCGGTAGGCGACGCCGAGTACGAGACCGAGCTGGGCGAAGAACCCCTCCGACCACGGTAGTTCGACCTCTCCGGGCCGCGCCGCCGGACCGCCGGCCGTACGCTGCTCGCGGCGCCGCCCCTGCACGTCGAGCGCGCGTCGGGTGTTGGCCACCGTCCGGCGGAGCGTCCGGCCGGCCACCGGCAGGCGTTCGGGCTCGTAGGTGTCCAGTACGCCCGGGCCGGCCCAGCCCCGCAGGACACCGGCCAGTTTCCAGCACAGGTTGTGCACGTCGGCGAGGCCGGTGTTCATGCCCAGGCCGCCGAAGACGGGGACGGCGTGGGCGGCGTCGCCCGCCAGCAGGATCCGGCCGCTGCGCAGGCGTTCGGCGACGAAGGCGTTCATCACCCAGTGCTGGACCCGCAGCACGTCGGCGCGTACGCCGTCGCCGGGGCCGAGGGCGCGCGCGAGGAGAGCGGGCCAGTCGACGTCCGCCGGATCCTCGGGGGTGGGCCCGAACCAGGCCCAGCCCCCTTCGGGGTACAGCGGGGCGAAGGAGCCGTGCGCGGTGAAGTAGACGCCGGCCGGCCGGTCGGCGCACCATCGTCCGAGGTCGGCGTCGAAGACGACGGTGGTGAAGGCGCCCAGCGCTCCGGGGCCGGTGGTCCCGATCCCCAGCCGTCGCCGCACGGGGGAATCGGCTCCGTCGGCGGCCAGCACGTAACGGGCGCGGACGCGCGAGCGCGCCCCTCCGTGCCGGTGGTCCACCAGCGTGGCCAGGACGTCCCGCGGCCCTTCGGCCAGGCCGACGAGCTCGACTGCGAACCGCACCCGCGCCTCGGCTGCGGCGAGCAGGACGGGCTCCAGCCGGTCCTGCGAGGTGACCACGCCGATCACCGGGCTCTCCGGGACCGGCGCGTTGACCCCGGCCATCGGCGCGGTGGCGAAATCGCCCGCGCAGAAGGTGTCGCGGAATCGGATGCGGCCGAACTCCGGCGCGAAGGCGCGGGCCGCGATGCCGTCGGCGAGGCCGAGCTGGCGGTAGATCTCCATCGAGCGCGCGTTGACCAGCCGGGAGCGGGGAAACGGCGACAGGGCCCGGCGTTTCTCGACCAGCAGGGTGGGCACGCCCCAGCGCTCCAGCAGCGCCCGCGCGGTGAGCCCGACCGGCCCGGCCCCGACGATCAGGACGTCGACCTCGGTTTCTGCCACGGACATGTCGGGCTCCTCCTGCTCGCCTCGGGCAGCCGGGGCCCGCGCGAACCTCTCGCGCGCCGCGCCGGCCTGGGACCGTCGCGACCATCAAGCACCTCCACCCGCGCCGTCCGCCCGCGCCTCGCCCGTCCTTCGCCCCGAGCGGAGATTCCTTCACCCCTCACCAATAGTCTATTTGGACTGATAGATTTCGACCATGCCTCGTCGAGCCCTGGACAACCCGATCGTGCTGGCCGTGCTGGGCCTCCTCCTGGAACAGGCCGCACACCCCTACCAGATGCTGTCCGAGCTGCGGGAACGCAGCGACAGCCATGCCGCCGCGATCACGCGCGGCACCCTCTACAACACCGTCGCCGCGATGGCCGAGGCCGGCTGGGTGACCGCCCGGGGCCAGCAGCGCTCGGGCAACCGGCCCGAACGGACCGTCTACGAGCTGACGGGAGCGGGCCGCGAGGAACTCGTGCGGCGGCTGGACTCCCAGATCCGCAACCCGGAGCGGGAGTTCTCCCGCTTCCTCGGAGCCGTCACCTACCTGGGCGCCCTGGGACCCGACGGCGCCGCCGAGGCGCTGACCGAGCGCGTCGGGCGCCTCCGGGAGCGCACGGCGGCGGACGAGAGCCGCCTCGCCGAGGCCCTCGCGGCCGGCGCGCCCCGGCTGTTCGTCATCGAGGCCGAGTACGCGCTCTGCCTCGCACGCGCCGAGACGGCGTGGATCGACACCGTCCTCGACGACATCGGCACCGGTGCGTTGACCTGGCCCCCGGCCGGCTGAAGCCGGGACCGGGACCGGACAGAACGAAGGGAAAGCGAAGACATGACAGCGACAACGCCCGGGGGATTACTCTTCGGGATCTACCCCGGCGGACTCAGCGGCGACGACAGCGGCGGTCTGACCACCGGCCCGCCCGACGACCCCGCCCGGGTGACCGCGGCCCTCGACCGGCTCCAGGGCCGGGCGGACCGCCCGTTCCTCGTACGCGCGTACGTGGGTTTCGACGACGCCACCCGGCTCGGCGGCCCGCATCCGACGGCGACACCGGCCGACGCCGGGCGGTACGCGGTCCGGGGCCGCCGGCTCGACCTGGTGGCCCAGTACCGGTCCCCCTCCGGGGACGTGGACGGCTACTGCGCCTTCCTGCGGGAACTGGTCGTCCAGTACGGCGCGGTCACGCGCACGCTCCAGGTCGCGGAGGAACCGAACGTCACGTCCAACCCGCTGCTGGACGGCTACTACCCGCGCGTGCGCGAGGCGATCGTGCGCGGGGTGTCCGCGGCCGGGGCGCAGGCCCGCGCGCTCGGGCTCACCCACCTGCTCATCGGCTTCAACACCACCCCGCTCTTCGGGCCGGACACCTCCTTCGCCGGCGACCTGACCGATCTGGGCGGCGCACGCTTCGTCGCCGACCTCGACTACGTGGGGCTGGACTTCTTCCCCGACGTCTTCCGGCCCGTGGCCGCCGCCGGTCTCGCCTCCGCCGTCGAAGGGCTGCTACGGCACCACCGTGACGCGGTGCTGGCTCCGGCCGGCCTGGGGCACCTGCCCCTGCACATCACCGAGCACGGCTGGCCCACCGGCCCCGACCGGCCCGCGCTCCGCCAGGCCGAGGTCGTGGAGACCCTGCTCGGCGTCGTCGCCGCGCGCGCGGGGGAACTCGGCCTCAGCGGGTACACGCACTTCGCGCTCCGCGACGCCGACAGCGCCGGCCCGGACCTCTTCCACCGGTTCGGCCTCACCACCGACGACTACACCCCCAAGCCCGCCTTCGAGACCATGCGGAGGCTGGTGGAACGGCTCAGCATCTGACGGCCCCGGCGTCACCGGTGGCCCCCGCGGCGCTTCCCGCGACCCCTGCGGCCGGTGACACCCGGCCGCAGGGCCACCGGGCGCCGCGGCGTTCCGGTTCCCTTGCGAACGCGTGACATGCGTCACGCCCCACTCGGCGGCCCGGGCGGCCCGGCAGGGGCTGCACCGTCGCCGACATTTCAGCTTTTGTACCTATTTCACGTGGACATTCCGGCCTCTGCCAGAAACGGAATCAGAGCCTCCTGTCTTGTTCGGGGCAACGCGGCTGGTGGCGAGGGGTCCTAGTGCCGCGTCAGATGCGTGCCCGACCGGCCGCCGCAAGGACATGCACGATCTTCCGGACGTTTCAAGCCGCAGCCTCCCGTCCCCCGGCGGTGCCGGGACCACGGCTTGCCAGGCCGCTGCCGGGTTTCTAAGAATGGCGGCTCCTCCGGCGTCCTCGCGGTCCGGCGCCGGAAGGTTCGCGATCACCGAGTGAGGTCAGGCATGCGGAAGCACCGTAAGAAGACGCACCATCGGAAAATAATCGTCACCCTCGGGGCCCTGGCCCTCGTGGGTGTGCCCTCTGCCGCCATGGCGTGCCTGGGCCCGCAGGGCTCCGGCCCCGCGTCGGCCGGCGCCGCCCGGCACGACGGCCGGCCCTGGGACGACGCTCCCGGCTTCGGGGGCCCGGGTTCGCAGCCGCCCGTGGAAGCCCCGGTCGAGGCGGCCGCCCCCGCGGCCCCCGCCCAGCCCGTCGCCGAGCCGGCCTCCGAGCCGCCGGTGGAGCCCGCGGACGAGAGCGCGCCGACCGCGGAGCAGCCGCAGGCGCCGCAGCCCGTGCAGCCGCCGGCCGAGACGGCGGCGCCCGCCGCCCCCGCCGCCCCCGCGGCTCCCGAGGCCTCCGCGGCACCCTCCGGCCCCGTGGCCGAGGTCGTCGCGCTCGTCAACAAGGAGCGTGCGGCGGTCGGATGTCCGGCGGTCACCGTCAACGACCGGCTCACCAAGGCCGCGCAGGACCACAGTGCCGACATGGCCGCCCACGCCACCATGTCCCACACCGGCTCCGACGGCTCCGATCCGGGCCGGCGCATCACCGGTGCCGGATATGTGTGGAGCACGTACGGCGAGAACGTCGCCTACGGCTACCCCACGGCCGCGAAGGTCATGGAGGGCTGGATGAACAGCCCGGGCCACAAGCGGAACATCCTCGACTGCTCCTACAAGGAGATCGGGGTCGGCCTCGCGCAGCCGGGCCAGTACTGGACGCAGGACTTCGGCGCGGCCCGCTGACCCGCACCGCCGTCTCGGCGAACGCAACGAAGGCCCCGGCCTCCCTGAGGAGGCCGGGGCCTTTCGGTCGAGCGCTGGGCAGGCCTTGCACCTGCATTCCCCCACGGGAAGTGGGGTGTCTTTCCTTGGACCACCAACGCCGGTCCCACCACCGTGTTTCCACGGCTGCGAGAACAAGATCAGCATAGCGCACGGATCCGGTCCCGCGCACCGGGCGGTCAGCGGCCCGTGGACACGGACGGCTTGCGACCCGGGTAGACGTGGCCGGGGGTGACGACGCTCGTGATCGCCTCGCCGAAGAAGGTGCTGGGTTCCTGGCCGCCGACCGTGACGTCGGTGTTCATCAGCACGACCATCGTCGCCTTCTCCTCCGGCAGGTAGACGGTCAGCGTCTCGTACCCGGGGATCGACCCGTTGTGGCCGATCCAGCCCTGGACGTCGAAGATGCCCAGGCCGTAG
Protein-coding sequences here:
- a CDS encoding calcium-binding protein, translating into MTHAHPRPAQPRRRPGGRAGLPAALGLVLVLLLPGTALAAPGDLDPTFGPDGRVTTVFPGFAEGHDVARQADGKLVVAGLSQDGFALARYNTNGTLDTTFDGDGRVTSDFGGGAHVANAVAVQPSDGKIVVAGTTEVPGEGGGCCFFSVARYNTDGSLDGGFGDGGLVRVDEFGGSADGADVAVQPDGRIIAGGKGGGGGFALVRLTTDGSLDPSLGGDGAVVAGFTPASPQDAGGTARGMALQPDGKVLLVGYVGNTAFDIGVARYNTNGTLDTTFSGDGMVTADFGGTEFGNAVAVQPDGKVVAAGDGGAGIALLRYNADGSADTGFGTGGRRSVGFPGDGGGASALALQPNGKIVTAGQADDPNSSEANDFGLARFNTDGTVDTGFGGDGFVVTGFGDFDAARGVLVQPDGKIVAAGYTAGSAFALARYEGGDGTPPPPPSANLSVTRTGTTTVSIGDRASYTVRVSNSASSTATATGVSLSDTLSGAGVTLTSATPTQGTCTTTATAATCALGSLAPGASATVTVTAEPRATGTLTGTARVSATQPDPAASDNTATSTTSVNNAHGCTVIGTSGTDTLNGGYFNDVICALGGNDTVRASYGNDTVYGGYGNDNIDGGFGDDTLDGGPGSDTLTGYYGNDRLTTTDGVAGNDTANGGSGTDTCTTDSGDIRISCP
- a CDS encoding FAD-dependent monooxygenase, yielding MSVAETEVDVLIVGAGPVGLTARALLERWGVPTLLVEKRRALSPFPRSRLVNARSMEIYRQLGLADGIAARAFAPEFGRIRFRDTFCAGDFATAPMAGVNAPVPESPVIGVVTSQDRLEPVLLAAAEARVRFAVELVGLAEGPRDVLATLVDHRHGGARSRVRARYVLAADGADSPVRRRLGIGTTGPGALGAFTTVVFDADLGRWCADRPAGVYFTAHGSFAPLYPEGGWAWFGPTPEDPADVDWPALLARALGPGDGVRADVLRVQHWVMNAFVAERLRSGRILLAGDAAHAVPVFGGLGMNTGLADVHNLCWKLAGVLRGWAGPGVLDTYEPERLPVAGRTLRRTVANTRRALDVQGRRREQRTAGGPAARPGEVELPWSEGFFAQLGLVLGVAYRSGAVLGGDGTAPDADDVATGDTDGGHTHDADDTDDADGADDADTHYVPTAEPGHRMPHLWLTRDRSTLDAFGPWFTLLTADPALWARQIAPSWPLRIEPLRGEHAQRCGLAPHGALLVRPDGHIGARWRGRPPSATSLHDALTTITSAPRP
- a CDS encoding PadR family transcriptional regulator, translated to MPRRALDNPIVLAVLGLLLEQAAHPYQMLSELRERSDSHAAAITRGTLYNTVAAMAEAGWVTARGQQRSGNRPERTVYELTGAGREELVRRLDSQIRNPEREFSRFLGAVTYLGALGPDGAAEALTERVGRLRERTAADESRLAEALAAGAPRLFVIEAEYALCLARAETAWIDTVLDDIGTGALTWPPAG
- a CDS encoding CAP domain-containing protein; amino-acid sequence: MRKHRKKTHHRKIIVTLGALALVGVPSAAMACLGPQGSGPASAGAARHDGRPWDDAPGFGGPGSQPPVEAPVEAAAPAAPAQPVAEPASEPPVEPADESAPTAEQPQAPQPVQPPAETAAPAAPAAPAAPEASAAPSGPVAEVVALVNKERAAVGCPAVTVNDRLTKAAQDHSADMAAHATMSHTGSDGSDPGRRITGAGYVWSTYGENVAYGYPTAAKVMEGWMNSPGHKRNILDCSYKEIGVGLAQPGQYWTQDFGAAR